One region of Cydia pomonella isolate Wapato2018A chromosome 9, ilCydPomo1, whole genome shotgun sequence genomic DNA includes:
- the LOC133521623 gene encoding uncharacterized protein LOC133521623, with amino-acid sequence MDEDVRKLLITWNLEEYMEIFEKNKISVDCLNLLDDSMIRELFPTIGDRAIFQKNFQNWKSIALGQFSVMNMDVDILQEKHRNPLTEMTNIELFQTLMNTEDAPENANSDTPNPVSPLKVMENKQEGIQQSKDNKLLDLLQSSAEGKIILSLHKDDGLLSSSSRRRICNIIIKHLLGDDPSKTNIPSSVLFDMASQIKEVFNKENISTYFIPYINNKKLKIRRCAKGKLYDCLQNRKREYRIAARKMSHTSTPGSSTTETNEETEPEDVSDDVAWIKASTEPWKLLEQNGKLLQNIDLKKQKT; translated from the exons ATGGACGAAGATGTAAGAAAACTTTTAATCACATGGAACCTCGAGGAATACATGGAAATTTTCGAAA aaAACAAAATATCTGTAGATTGCCTCAATTTACTAGATGACAGCATGATACGGGAATTGTTTCCTACTATTGGTGACAGAGccatatttcaaaaaaattttcaaaattggaAATCTATTGCTCTTGGACAG TTTTCAGTAATGAACATGGATGTTGATATACTCCAAGAAAAGCATAGGAATCCGTTAACTGAAATGACAAACATAGAATTATTTCAAACATTGATGAATACAGAAGATGCACCTGAAAATGCGAACAGTGATACCCCAAATCCAGTCTCTCCTTTGAAAGTTATGGAAAATAAACAAGAAGGGATACAACAAAGTAAAGATAAT AAACTTCTGGATTTACTGCAGTCAAGCGCAGAGGGCAAAATTATACTTTCCCTGCACAAGGACGACGGTTTGTTGAGCAGCAGCTCTAGGAGAAGGATAtgtaacataataattaaacatttacTTGGGGATGACCCCTCAAAAACCAATATTCCAAGTTCTGTTCTGTTTGATATGGCCAGTCAAATCAAAGAAGTTTTTAATAAAGAGAACATAAGCACATACTTCATTCCGTACATCAACAACAAGAAATTGAAAATCAGAAGATGTGCTAAGGGAAAGCTATATGATTGTTTGCAAAATAGAAAAAGGGAGTATCGTATTGCCGCGAGAAAAATGTCACATACAAGTACTCCAGGATCTTCTACCACTGAAACTAATGAAGAGACTGAACCAG AGGACGTTTCGGACGATGTGGCTTGGATTAAAGCGTCAACTGAGCCGTGGAAACTACTCGAACAAAATGGAAAACTACTACAAAACATAGACTTGAAGAAACAAAAAACATGA
- the LOC133521622 gene encoding uncharacterized protein LOC133521622 produces MTKNLFRLTHYLLIYIYLSKMPKCFICKLVISSIKDLCHHFKYMHGNHSFDYYECAEERCNRKYFLINSFKKHLKIHTSISDDAEYLNAHQNVNNFNSDNLIQHNNCNEAISEFSDLSTAHDSGTAQTAIDFESSVLKFTANLHANTLIPRNVVQYVTENMNTLVSDSVIKPLQNMLSQCLSQRQISAEWAGRLQSHLDKFSDSFEDVRSEHVRFALFKEKGTYIEPEEYVLGQRLETSYANNSFKLVPTTSTGQFIPLRHVLKKFLESSNDYQQITQHYNDLKSSNCDVIQNIVQGSEWRKMVTSCSGQIVLPLGLYFDDYEVGNPLGSRAGVHKLGAVYISILCLPPHYLSKLQNIFLALLFHSFDRQHFGNRVTFGPIISELNFLSRQGIDLTFSDGTHSKVFFKLAVILGDNLGLHSLIGFTESFSSNFSCRICKIRKEDLRYAHECDRDLYRTMEQYLIDLNQRNVSETGIKEECVWHDIDGFSVINNVRVDIMHDLLEGVCKYDMSFILYYYIEQLKLFSLDTLNGRLTCFDYGPDRSNQPPCILQEHLRNQSIKMSASEMLCFVRYFSLLVEDLIPTNDTLWELYLHLRKILDIVISNQLQKGTIDFLKLLISEHHKLYLRITNKTLTPKFHFLTHYHDMLQKFGPLVSIWSMRFEAKHRLSKLSANVSSNRRNVCKSLAIRHQLKLNNLFLNKHLEKKVQMGHNRPVDDNIKEKIMNKLNLNSAFIEEYNWLIISGTRYNCNLVLTLDVVNDGMPIFGSINSIFFVQ; encoded by the coding sequence ATGACAAAGAATTTGTTTCGGTTAACTCATTACTTGCTGATTTACATTTACTTGAGTAAAATGCCTAAGTGCTTTATATGCAAATTGGTCATTTCTTCTATAAAAGACTTATGCCATCACTTCAAATACATGCATGGTAATCATAGTTTTGATTATTATGAGTGTGCTGAGGAAAGGtgtaatagaaaatattttttaattaattcattcaaaaaacatttaaaaatccaTACCTCAATTAGTGATGATGCCGAATACCTTAACGCACATCAAAATGTAAACAACTTTAATTCTGATAATCTGATTCAGCATAATAATTGTAACGAAGCAATTTCTGAGTTTTCTGATTTGTCAACAGCTCACGATTCAGGCACTGCCCAAACGGCGATAGATTTTGAGAGTTCTGTACTTAAATTCACAGCTAATTTACATGCCAATACTTTGATCCCCAGAAATGTAGTTCAATATGTTACTGAAAATATGAATACCTTGGTCTCCGACTCAGTAATAAAACCTCTTCAAAATATGTTGTCGCAGTGTTTGTCGCAAAGGCAAATATCTGCCGAATGGGCTGGACGTTTGCAGAGCCATTTAGATAAATTTAGTGATTCTTTTGAAGATGTAAGATCTGAACATGTACGTTTTGCTTTGTTCAAGGAAAAAGGTACTTACATAGAGCCTGAAGAATATGTTCTTGGTCAAAGATTAGAAACCAGCTATGCtaataatagttttaaattGGTACCTACTACATCCACAGGCCAATTCATACCACTTCgacatgtattaaaaaaatttttagaatcAAGTAACGACTATCAGCAGATTACCCAACACTATAATGATTTAAAATCTTCCAATTGTGACGTTATACAAAATATAGTCCAGGGTTCTGAATGGCGAAAAATGGTTACTTCTTGTAGTGGACAAATTGTTTTACCCCTTGGACTATATTTTGACGATTATGAAGTAGGTAATCCTCTTGGTAGCAGAGCTGGTGTACATAAACTAGGTGCTGTATATATATCTATTCTTTGTCTGCCACCGCACTACTTGTCAAAGCTACAGAACATTTTCTTAGCATTACTTTTCCATTCATTCGACCGTCAACATTTTGGAAATAGAGTAACTTTTGGTCCTATAATAtcagaattaaattttttgagtCGCCAGGGAATCGATTTGACTTTTTCCGATGGAACGCATagtaaagttttctttaaattaGCTGTGATTTTGGGTGACAATCTAGGTTTACATAGCTTAATTGGTTTTACTGAATCCTTTTCTAGTAACTTTTCATGTCGAATTTGTAAGATACGTAAAGAAGACCTAAGGTATGCTCATGAATGTGACCGTGATTTGTATCGTACGATGGaacaatatttaattgatttaaaccaaaGAAATGTATCAGAGACGGGCATCAAAGAAGAATGTGTATGGCATGATATCGATGGTTTTTCCGTTATCAATAACGTGCGGGTAGATATAATGCACGATTTACTCGAAGGTGTTTGTAAATACGACATGtcatttatattgtattattacatagaacaattaaaattattctCATTAGATACATTGAATGGAAGATTAACTTGTTTTGATTATGGACCTGATCGTAGCAATCAACCACCCTGTATACTTCAAGAACACCTTCGTAATCAGTCCATTAAAATGTCAGCATCGGAAATGCTTTGTTTTGTAAGGTATTTTAGTTTGCTAGTAGAGGATTTGATACCAACGAATGATACCCTTTGGGAGCTATATTTACATCTTAGAAAAATACTTGACATTGTGATTTCTAATCAATTGCAAAAAGGTACTATTGATTTTCTTAAGTTATTAATTTCTGAACAccacaaattatatttacgaaTTACTAACAAAACGTTAACACCAAAATTTCATTTCTTAACTCATTATCATGATATGTTACAAAAATTTGGTCCATTGGTATCTATCTGGTCAATGAGGTTTGAAGCTAAGCACCGATTATCAAAACTTTCTGCAAATGTATCTAGCAATAGAAGAAACGTTTGCAAATCTCTAGCTATTAGGCACCAACTAAAGTTGAATAACTTGTTTCTCAATAAACACCTTGAAAAGAAAGTACAGATGGGACATAACCGGCCAGTAGATGacaatataaaagaaaaaattatgaacaaattaaatttaaactctGCATTTATTGAAGAGTATAATTGGTTGATTATTAGCGGAACTAGGTACAATTGCAACTTAGTGTTAACGTTAGATGTAGTTAACGATGGGATGCCTATTTTTGGTTCTattaatagcattttttttgtgCAATGA